A window from Sus scrofa isolate TJ Tabasco breed Duroc chromosome 2, Sscrofa11.1, whole genome shotgun sequence encodes these proteins:
- the LYL1 gene encoding LOW QUALITY PROTEIN: protein lyl-1 (The sequence of the model RefSeq protein was modified relative to this genomic sequence to represent the inferred CDS: inserted 1 base in 1 codon), with protein MCPPEAQAEVGPTMTEKAKMVCAPSPVPAPPPXPASPGPPKAEEVGHRGSSPPRLPPGVPVISLGHTRPPGAAMASTELSALRPPLLQLSTLGTTPPPLALHYHPHPFLNSLYIGPAGPFSIFPSSRLKRRPSHCELELAEGHQPHKVARRVFTNSRERWRQQNVNGAFAELRKLLPTHPPDRKLSKNEVLRLAMKYIGFLVRLLRDQAAALAAGSASPGPRKRPAHRGLDDGARRGLCHGAEVVARPQPAPVAGPDGSPGGAARPIKTEQAAVSPEVR; from the exons ATGTGCCCACCCGAGGCCCAGGCAGAGGTGGGCCCCACCATGACGGAGAAGGCCAAGATGGTGTGTgcccccagcccagtgcctgccccacccc agcctgCCTCACCGGGGCCCCCAAAGGCAGAGGAGGTGGGCCACAGAGGCTCCTCACCACCCAGGCTGCCCCCTGGTGTGCCAGTGATCAGCCTGGGCCACACCAGGCCCCCAGGGGCAGCCATGGCCAGCACGGAACTAAGTGCCCTCCGTCCCCCGCTGCTGCAACTCTCCACCCTGGGAACTACCCCGCCCCCGCTGGCCCTGCATTACCACCCTCACCCCTTCCTCAACAG CCTCTACATTGGGCCAGCAGGACCTTTCAGCATCTTTCCTAGCAGCCGTTTGAAGCGGAGACCAAGCCACTGTGAGCTGGAGCTGGCCGAGG GGCACCAACCCCACAAGGTGGCCCGGCGCGTGTTCACCAACAGCCGGGAGCGCTGGCGGCAGCAGAACGTGAACGGTGCTTTCGCCGAGCTCAGGAAGCTGCTGCCAACGCACCCGCCCGACCGGAAGCTGAGCAAGAACGAGGTGCTCCGCCTTGCCATGAAATACATTGGCTTCCTGGTGCGGCTGCTACGCGACCAGGCGGCAGCTCTGGCCGCAGGCTCCGCCTCGCCGGGGCCCCGCAAACGGCCCGCGCACCGAGGGCTGGACGACGGTGCCCGCCGCGGGCTGTGTCACGGGGCCGAGGTGGTGGCGCGCCCGCAGCCTGCGCCGGTAGCCGGCCCCGACGGCAGCCCCGGTGGTGCTGCCCGGCCCATCAAGACAGAGCAAGCGGCTGTGAGCCCGGAGGTTCGGTGA